The Armatimonadota bacterium genome contains a region encoding:
- a CDS encoding 16S rRNA (uracil(1498)-N(3))-methyltransferase, whose translation MDSSRVPPLRSLPRVFIEIPAEVGDLIDLPPHEFKKFHDVLRLRSGAQVAVLPNNGQIMRCEMAGRQVKVLEIFDHPTESARNIHLYQAMPKPEKLEEIVRMSSELGVASITVFESDRSVVRWDGNKKADRTRRLQSIAIEAAEVSFRAKYPKIRWMSGVKEVLDQPGSTIVLSEGDQISKTLSEALDGVSEANLVIGPEGGWAPREVALIDPFAVTLGPRVLRVDTAAVTACAIALSL comes from the coding sequence ATGGATAGCAGCCGTGTTCCGCCGCTAAGATCTCTTCCGAGAGTCTTTATCGAGATTCCTGCCGAAGTCGGCGATCTGATCGACCTCCCACCGCACGAATTCAAGAAATTTCACGACGTTCTGCGACTTCGCTCCGGCGCCCAAGTCGCGGTGTTGCCAAACAACGGTCAAATCATGCGTTGCGAGATGGCAGGTCGCCAAGTGAAGGTGCTCGAGATTTTTGATCATCCGACTGAATCGGCTCGAAACATTCACCTGTATCAAGCCATGCCCAAGCCCGAGAAACTGGAAGAGATTGTTCGAATGTCTTCTGAACTTGGGGTTGCCAGCATCACCGTCTTTGAATCGGACAGAAGTGTGGTTCGCTGGGATGGCAACAAAAAGGCCGATCGCACCCGAAGGCTCCAATCTATCGCCATCGAAGCGGCTGAGGTGTCTTTCCGAGCCAAATACCCAAAAATTCGATGGATGAGCGGCGTCAAGGAGGTCCTCGATCAGCCTGGCTCGACCATTGTTCTCAGCGAGGGCGATCAGATCTCGAAGACCCTTTCTGAAGCACTAGATGGAGTTTCCGAGGCGAATCTCGTGATCGGACCAGAAGGAGGGTGGGCGCCGCGCGAAGTTGCGCTCATCGACCCGTTCGCCGTCACATTAGGCCCAAGGGTTTTGCGCGTTGATACCGCGGCGGTAACAGCCTGCGCCATTGCGCTCTCACTCTAA
- a CDS encoding class I SAM-dependent methyltransferase, translated as MDKKKLAALEQKILLMREEKFEGLPEKHLCFTNEYIGYHSRRFATLALILEELGINSSSKILDVGPTFTALFFHRQFGCTVDALSFSPDEETPFGFNYQFDLNDSQFEDQWRKDMPQYPVVVFAEVIEHLYTAPEVVLKFLASLTEPGGVIICQTPNPLALRKRIQLLAGRHPFEEISLERGSPNHYRESTLKELVRYGQNAGLEIAHAGHYNYFNPTYRQNEANISPTMGKLFFKLSDRLPGSMKPNCMVIYRKKSTR; from the coding sequence TTGGATAAGAAAAAACTTGCCGCGCTTGAACAAAAGATCTTGTTGATGCGCGAAGAAAAATTTGAAGGGCTTCCCGAAAAGCACTTGTGCTTTACGAATGAATACATCGGCTACCATTCGCGGCGATTTGCGACACTCGCGCTGATTCTAGAAGAGCTTGGCATCAACTCCAGTTCAAAGATCCTGGATGTCGGTCCCACCTTCACCGCGTTGTTCTTTCACCGGCAATTCGGTTGCACGGTCGACGCACTCAGCTTTTCACCCGACGAAGAGACGCCGTTTGGATTCAATTACCAATTTGATTTGAATGATTCCCAGTTCGAAGACCAGTGGCGAAAGGATATGCCGCAGTATCCAGTGGTTGTCTTCGCGGAGGTCATCGAGCACCTTTATACTGCGCCGGAAGTTGTTCTGAAATTTCTTGCCTCGCTAACAGAACCGGGCGGAGTCATCATTTGCCAGACTCCGAATCCTTTGGCGCTGCGAAAGCGCATACAGCTTTTGGCAGGTCGGCATCCTTTCGAAGAAATCAGCTTAGAGCGTGGCTCGCCAAACCACTATCGAGAAAGCACCCTGAAAGAACTTGTGCGATACGGCCAAAATGCGGGTCTGGAGATTGCGCACGCCGGGCACTACAATTACTTTAATCCGACCTACCGCCAAAACGAGGCAAACATCTCGCCAACCATGGGCAAGCTCTTCTTTAAGCTCAGCGACCGCTTGCCAGGTTCGATGAAGCCCAATTGTATGGTGATCTATCGCAAAAAGTCGACACGATGA
- the add gene encoding adenosine deaminase yields the protein MISGQESKPMTAAEFFLKMPKVEIHVHLEGATSSKTIWEMAQRNGVKLPAETESEWRQFFDYRDFEHFVQVYCAGTAAMLTLDDWSLMIDRFMQEQARQNIIYSEVFISASHHLDRHNWADWISVMKDALEAGKEKYGVSAALIPDISREMPATQGRVLDFVLQAQKAGIAIGIGLGGVEADFPPSMFVETYKEARANGLHSLVHAGETAEPDSIRQAIDLLGAERIGHGVRVLESEELIQELAESKIPFEVNPTSNYCIGVTSKDAPHPIHEMNRRGLQVTVNSDDPAMFNTSLTSEYELLHKQGMSIDELVKLAARGIKSTFAPDSVKENQLQQLRQFELSFSVN from the coding sequence ATGATTTCAGGTCAAGAATCCAAGCCGATGACCGCCGCTGAGTTCTTCTTGAAGATGCCCAAGGTGGAAATCCACGTTCACCTCGAAGGGGCAACCAGTTCAAAGACAATCTGGGAAATGGCTCAGCGAAACGGAGTCAAGCTCCCCGCAGAAACCGAATCTGAATGGCGGCAATTTTTCGATTACCGCGATTTCGAGCATTTTGTCCAGGTCTACTGCGCCGGGACAGCAGCGATGCTCACGCTTGATGATTGGTCGCTAATGATCGATCGATTCATGCAGGAGCAAGCGCGCCAGAACATCATCTACTCCGAAGTTTTCATCTCGGCGTCACATCATCTGGATCGCCACAATTGGGCCGATTGGATCTCCGTGATGAAGGATGCTTTGGAAGCCGGGAAAGAAAAGTACGGCGTCTCAGCGGCATTGATTCCTGATATCTCCCGTGAGATGCCAGCAACCCAGGGGCGCGTGCTCGATTTTGTCCTTCAAGCCCAAAAGGCAGGAATCGCAATCGGAATTGGACTAGGCGGCGTAGAGGCCGACTTCCCACCGTCCATGTTTGTTGAGACGTACAAAGAAGCGAGGGCAAACGGCTTGCACTCATTGGTACATGCAGGTGAAACCGCCGAGCCAGATTCGATTCGCCAGGCAATTGATCTCTTGGGCGCGGAGCGCATTGGACATGGCGTTCGAGTCCTCGAATCCGAGGAACTAATCCAAGAACTCGCCGAGTCCAAGATTCCGTTCGAAGTTAATCCAACCAGCAACTACTGCATCGGAGTCACCAGCAAGGACGCACCGCACCCGATTCACGAAATGAATCGCCGAGGATTGCAAGTGACGGTGAACTCGGACGACCCAGCAATGTTCAACACTTCCCTCACTTCCGAGTACGAGTTATTGCATAAGCAAGGAATGAGTATTGACGAATTAGTAAAGCTTGCAGCAAGGGGCATCAAGTCGACATTTGCCCCCGATTCTGTCAAAGAGAATCAATTGCAACAATTGCGTCAATTTGAACTTAGTTTCTCTGTGAACTAG
- a CDS encoding hemolysin III family protein, whose amino-acid sequence MAKPIREPFNTVSHLVGAIVVGIGVLGLCIAFRHSPIAWISFMVFGLGSVFLYSSSAAYHWTENVKPFLQRLDHAAIFVMIAASYTPVALLALDHPLKWWVLGIEWGVALVGLLWTLIIGKPPTAVRLVLYTVLGWLILPWTREVLNNTSLLTFALLLLGGLSYTIGILFYARKTPWFPKTRIGNHEVWHVFVLAGTVFHYAMCWSLPA is encoded by the coding sequence ATGGCCAAGCCCATCCGAGAACCCTTCAACACCGTCTCCCACCTCGTTGGAGCGATTGTCGTCGGTATCGGTGTTTTAGGCTTGTGTATCGCTTTTCGCCACAGCCCCATCGCTTGGATCAGCTTCATGGTATTTGGACTGGGCTCAGTTTTTCTCTACTCCTCGAGCGCGGCTTATCACTGGACAGAGAATGTTAAGCCGTTCCTGCAGCGCTTGGACCACGCCGCGATTTTTGTGATGATCGCTGCTTCATACACGCCAGTCGCATTGCTTGCGCTCGACCATCCATTGAAGTGGTGGGTGCTAGGTATCGAGTGGGGAGTCGCTTTGGTTGGCCTCCTGTGGACTCTGATCATCGGGAAACCACCAACGGCTGTCCGATTGGTTTTGTACACCGTGCTTGGCTGGCTGATCTTGCCCTGGACGCGTGAAGTTCTCAACAATACTTCCCTGTTGACCTTCGCACTGTTGCTGCTGGGGGGACTCAGCTACACCATTGGGATTCTTTTCTATGCGCGAAAGACGCCATGGTTCCCAAAGACCCGCATTGGCAACCATGAGGTTTGGCACGTGTTTGTTCTCGCCGGGACCGTGTTTCACTACGCGATGTGCTGGAGTTTGCCAGCATGA
- the rpoZ gene encoding DNA-directed RNA polymerase subunit omega: protein MNASGSIFPSPDILNNTEYGKFVLSNLAAKRAKQIKDGAPPLVRIDSNHPLSIALAEIAAGKIKPVLKSDPDTAIEEMDLEIIDTTGAELGILLPALDEAEAEILGVHGLGADDPEEEIDADAASLSDLMGEDLAVETVADTGEDTLSLSDIAEKEESEADDDESED, encoded by the coding sequence ATGAACGCAAGTGGCAGCATTTTCCCGTCTCCTGACATCCTGAACAACACCGAATACGGCAAGTTTGTGCTTTCAAACTTGGCTGCAAAGCGTGCCAAACAAATTAAGGATGGCGCGCCTCCTCTTGTACGCATTGATAGCAACCACCCATTGAGCATCGCGCTCGCCGAAATCGCCGCCGGAAAGATCAAGCCGGTTCTCAAGTCCGACCCAGACACCGCAATCGAAGAAATGGACTTGGAAATCATCGATACCACTGGTGCAGAACTTGGAATCTTGTTGCCAGCTCTGGACGAAGCTGAAGCAGAAATCTTGGGTGTTCATGGGCTTGGCGCTGATGATCCAGAAGAAGAAATCGACGCAGACGCTGCATCGCTTTCTGATCTGATGGGCGAAGATTTGGCCGTCGAAACCGTCGCAGACACCGGCGAGGACACACTCAGCCTTTCGGATATCGCCGAGAAGGAAGAGAGCGAAGCCGACGACGACGAGTCCGAAGACTGA
- the prmA gene encoding 50S ribosomal protein L11 methyltransferase, translating to MNATWTLVKACFENPPEDWATIATVFEDHGIQGTIQTDHPATLGGYLYEGKGVDELVADLKSAGASSIEIHDVQEEDWASAWKRFFKPRRIGKRIVVKPDWEEFEASPDDVVIELDPGQAFGTGDHPTTRMCLELLEQQSVEDQTVADIGCGSGILSIAACKLGAKSVVGVDNDEMSVDVSRENATRNHVEFPVHLGMGFDLLPGQQFDLVLSNIISAALIRVSPAAANAVKQGGVWIVSGIIEANWPDVKLAAEKQGFQFESNLQEGEWIAAVFRR from the coding sequence ATGAACGCGACTTGGACTCTGGTGAAAGCATGTTTCGAAAATCCTCCCGAGGATTGGGCGACAATCGCAACTGTTTTTGAAGACCACGGCATCCAGGGCACCATTCAGACCGACCATCCAGCCACTCTGGGCGGCTACCTCTACGAGGGCAAAGGCGTTGATGAACTCGTGGCCGACTTGAAGTCTGCAGGCGCGTCGTCAATTGAAATTCACGATGTTCAAGAAGAAGATTGGGCCTCCGCATGGAAGCGATTTTTCAAGCCCCGGCGTATCGGCAAGCGAATTGTCGTTAAGCCCGATTGGGAAGAATTTGAAGCCTCGCCAGACGATGTGGTGATCGAACTTGATCCCGGACAGGCGTTTGGGACTGGCGATCACCCGACAACCCGGATGTGCCTTGAGCTTCTCGAACAACAATCCGTAGAGGACCAGACGGTTGCTGACATCGGCTGCGGCAGTGGAATCCTATCCATCGCGGCTTGTAAACTCGGCGCAAAGAGTGTGGTCGGGGTCGACAATGACGAGATGAGCGTGGATGTTTCGCGGGAAAACGCCACACGGAACCATGTCGAATTCCCAGTACACCTAGGAATGGGATTCGATCTGCTACCCGGTCAGCAATTTGATCTTGTGCTGAGCAATATCATCAGCGCGGCGCTCATTCGTGTTTCCCCTGCAGCCGCAAACGCGGTCAAGCAAGGTGGAGTATGGATTGTGAGCGGAATCATCGAAGCCAATTGGCCAGATGTCAAATTGGCTGCCGAAAAACAAGGATTTCAATTTGAATCGAATCTCCAGGAGGGAGAATGGATAGCAGCCGTGTTCCGCCGCTAA
- the dnaJ gene encoding molecular chaperone DnaJ produces the protein MSKRDPYEVLGVSRSAGPDEIKSAYRKLARKYHPDVNQGDSGAEEKFKEVQQAYEILSDSERKARFDQYGVTDDQQMPPGGDFFGGAGAGGFGDIFDMFFGQAGGQTQSRARRGRDGEDVRVDVSMTLQEVLTGAEKKISFRRSEACDECKGTGAEGGAKPDTCSQCQGSGQVTRVQNTFIGQVRTATTCPSCQGSGQIIKNKCKGCNGRGATMVSKEQTIKVPAGVDDGSTIRYQGEGGQGTGGGINGNLFVVTNVAHDPRFEREGTEVATRAELSIAQAILGDKIEIDGIDEKLSVAIPRGTQSGHVIRQKGKGLPRVHGTQRGDMHIELVVKIPKDISPAQEKLIREFAELAGERQPEPEEGGNLFGGLFGKKKK, from the coding sequence ATGTCAAAGCGAGATCCTTATGAGGTTCTTGGCGTCTCTCGAAGCGCCGGGCCAGATGAGATCAAATCAGCTTATCGCAAACTAGCGCGAAAGTATCACCCAGACGTCAATCAGGGCGACTCCGGAGCAGAAGAGAAATTCAAAGAAGTACAACAAGCGTACGAAATTCTCTCCGATTCTGAGCGCAAGGCACGGTTCGACCAATACGGAGTCACCGATGATCAACAGATGCCTCCTGGCGGAGACTTCTTCGGTGGCGCAGGAGCCGGTGGATTCGGCGACATTTTTGACATGTTCTTTGGCCAGGCCGGGGGACAGACTCAGAGCAGAGCACGAAGAGGTCGTGATGGCGAAGATGTTCGCGTTGACGTCTCGATGACACTGCAAGAGGTTCTCACCGGTGCCGAAAAGAAGATCTCCTTCCGACGATCCGAAGCTTGCGATGAGTGTAAAGGCACTGGCGCGGAAGGCGGCGCAAAGCCTGATACTTGTTCCCAATGTCAGGGTTCAGGTCAGGTCACCCGAGTTCAAAACACTTTCATCGGGCAAGTTCGCACTGCGACGACATGCCCATCCTGCCAAGGCTCGGGCCAGATCATCAAGAACAAGTGTAAGGGATGCAATGGTCGCGGCGCCACGATGGTCAGCAAAGAACAGACCATCAAGGTCCCTGCAGGAGTCGACGACGGAAGCACCATCCGGTATCAGGGCGAAGGCGGGCAGGGAACCGGTGGCGGCATCAATGGCAACCTGTTTGTGGTGACCAATGTCGCCCACGACCCACGATTTGAACGCGAAGGAACGGAAGTGGCTACTCGCGCCGAGCTCAGCATTGCTCAAGCAATCCTTGGTGACAAGATCGAAATCGATGGAATCGATGAGAAGCTGAGCGTCGCGATTCCACGAGGCACGCAGTCTGGTCATGTCATCCGGCAAAAGGGCAAAGGGCTGCCCCGTGTTCATGGCACTCAGCGCGGCGACATGCACATTGAATTGGTCGTTAAGATTCCAAAAGACATCTCGCCCGCGCAGGAAAAGCTTATTCGAGAGTTCGCAGAACTCGCCGGAGAGCGACAGCCCGAGCCCGAAGAAGGCGGCAACCTCTTCGGTGGCCTCTTCGGCAAGAAAAAGAAGTAA
- a CDS encoding serine hydroxymethyltransferase, whose product MSATSPNFSAHRRPLSQSDSAVFDLIQKESNRQENNLELIASENIASLAVREAMMSVLQDKYAEGYPGKRYYGGCEVVDEVENLAIERVCKLYGANFANVQPHSGAQANMAVYFAFMNPGDTLMAMNLAHGGHLTHGSPVNFTGKMYNIAAYGVDAESETIDYDEMHRIALESKPKIIVSGATAYSRVFDFAKIRQIADEVCALHMCDMSHYSGLIAAGEYPNPVPHCHVVTSTTHKSIRGPRGGMILWNDEEYCKPINMSVFPGIQGGPLMHVIAAKAVCFGEALQPEFKNYQSQIKKNAHALAEAMIGEGFRIVSGGTDSHLMLVDLRPYGITGKVAQIALDEANITTNKNSIPNDPEKPFVTSGIRLGTPAVTTRGMRETEMVKIASLIARALKSPSDSDVLNAVKAEVIDLTKKFPVHV is encoded by the coding sequence ATGTCCGCCACATCTCCAAACTTTTCGGCGCACAGACGGCCTCTGTCGCAATCCGACTCTGCCGTCTTTGACTTGATTCAAAAAGAATCGAACCGGCAAGAGAATAATCTTGAGCTGATCGCGAGCGAGAATATCGCTAGCCTCGCCGTGCGGGAAGCCATGATGTCGGTGCTACAAGATAAGTACGCCGAAGGGTATCCGGGCAAGCGGTATTACGGCGGTTGCGAAGTTGTGGACGAAGTCGAGAACTTGGCGATCGAGCGGGTTTGCAAGCTGTACGGCGCGAATTTCGCTAATGTCCAACCTCACAGCGGAGCCCAAGCCAACATGGCGGTGTACTTTGCATTCATGAATCCTGGCGACACCCTCATGGCGATGAATTTGGCGCACGGTGGGCACCTCACACACGGATCGCCAGTGAACTTCACCGGGAAGATGTACAACATCGCCGCTTATGGTGTAGATGCTGAATCTGAAACGATTGACTATGACGAGATGCACCGAATCGCACTCGAATCGAAGCCAAAAATCATCGTCAGCGGCGCAACCGCATATTCAAGGGTTTTCGACTTTGCGAAGATTCGGCAAATCGCCGATGAAGTGTGCGCCTTGCACATGTGCGACATGAGTCATTACAGCGGCCTGATCGCGGCTGGCGAGTATCCAAATCCGGTGCCGCATTGCCACGTTGTCACCAGCACGACTCATAAGTCCATACGCGGTCCTCGCGGCGGGATGATCCTCTGGAACGACGAAGAATATTGCAAGCCGATCAATATGAGCGTTTTCCCCGGAATCCAGGGCGGACCGCTGATGCATGTCATCGCGGCAAAAGCAGTTTGCTTCGGTGAAGCACTTCAGCCCGAATTCAAGAATTATCAATCCCAAATCAAGAAGAATGCCCACGCTCTGGCCGAGGCGATGATCGGGGAAGGATTCCGAATCGTCAGCGGAGGTACTGATTCGCATTTGATGCTCGTCGATTTGCGCCCATATGGCATTACGGGCAAGGTCGCCCAAATTGCACTGGATGAGGCCAACATCACGACCAACAAGAACTCCATTCCAAATGACCCCGAAAAGCCTTTCGTGACTTCTGGAATCCGGCTCGGAACTCCGGCCGTCACGACGCGCGGAATGCGTGAAACAGAGATGGTAAAAATAGCGTCATTAATAGCTCGTGCGCTGAAAAGTCCCTCGGATTCAGATGTCTTGAATGCAGTGAAGGCCGAAGTGATTGATCTCACTAAGAAATTTCCTGTTCATGTGTGA
- a CDS encoding multicopper oxidase domain-containing protein — protein sequence MKGVRSIVFGCLLATTGAIWAATLDPATQTAFVNKLTAPPVIDARGGGHFVIPIISYSANLGVKSPTLGTPMSTPMYCYDGVFPGPTILAKKGVQATFEFPNMLVDGNNSPIPHMFGVDRTLHWANPLNQPNTTGGYTGPIPTTVHLHGGKLSPESDGHPDSWYTPNYAITGGEFASPIYVYPNNQQAATLFYHDHSLGMTRLNVYAGMAGFYLIQDSTSEKLIMNGSLPGPDFDLPLHIQDREFNDDGTLQWPSTGVNPNPTWNPQFFGRFMLVNGKVWPYHKVQPRTYRVRLLNACDSRFLNLRFSNNMSFTLIASDQGFLPAPKTVSSVLLAPGERAEVLVDFAKLKSGAVTLTNDAKAPYPNGTSPNAAVEGRIMRFQLAREEDLPKDTFVPGKFEGIPRQTLSTTLPVRKIVLGQKTDVFGRAEHFLGTASAGYLRWQDPVTELPQLNSTEIWEIYNNSNIGHPIHLHLVAFQLLSRQTYSATVYNSTGIMTNVVLTGTPSSPGPTETGWKDTIYAPPRQVTRIIAKYDILGNYVFHCHMLSHEDHDMMRPFTVVP from the coding sequence ATGAAGGGAGTGAGAAGTATTGTTTTTGGTTGCCTTTTGGCGACAACAGGAGCGATTTGGGCGGCGACACTTGATCCTGCAACCCAAACCGCTTTTGTCAACAAACTTACTGCTCCCCCTGTGATTGATGCTCGTGGTGGCGGGCACTTTGTCATTCCGATCATCTCGTATTCCGCGAATCTCGGCGTCAAGAGTCCAACTCTCGGCACTCCGATGAGTACGCCGATGTATTGCTACGACGGGGTTTTTCCGGGCCCGACCATTCTGGCCAAGAAAGGTGTTCAAGCCACCTTTGAATTCCCAAACATGCTCGTTGACGGAAACAACAGTCCGATTCCACACATGTTCGGCGTCGATCGCACGCTGCACTGGGCGAATCCGCTCAACCAACCCAACACGACGGGCGGTTACACAGGCCCGATTCCTACCACGGTGCACCTTCACGGCGGCAAACTCTCACCGGAGAGCGATGGGCATCCCGACTCTTGGTATACGCCAAACTACGCCATCACCGGGGGCGAGTTCGCTAGCCCGATCTACGTTTATCCAAACAATCAACAAGCAGCAACTCTTTTTTATCATGATCACTCGCTCGGCATGACCCGCCTAAACGTTTATGCAGGAATGGCTGGGTTCTATTTGATCCAAGATTCGACCAGCGAAAAGCTGATCATGAACGGGTCTCTGCCTGGCCCAGATTTTGATTTGCCGCTCCACATCCAGGATCGTGAGTTCAATGACGACGGCACGCTCCAGTGGCCCTCTACGGGCGTCAACCCGAACCCAACGTGGAACCCGCAGTTCTTTGGAAGATTCATGCTGGTCAACGGAAAGGTCTGGCCTTACCACAAGGTGCAACCCAGAACCTATCGTGTGCGATTGTTGAACGCGTGCGACTCACGATTTTTGAATCTGAGGTTCAGTAACAACATGAGCTTCACTTTGATCGCTTCCGATCAGGGATTCTTGCCCGCTCCAAAAACGGTCAGTTCCGTTCTACTCGCTCCAGGTGAAAGAGCAGAGGTACTAGTCGACTTTGCAAAGCTGAAGTCGGGCGCAGTGACCCTGACCAACGATGCCAAGGCACCGTATCCGAACGGGACGAGTCCGAACGCCGCTGTCGAAGGTCGCATCATGAGGTTCCAGTTAGCGCGCGAAGAAGATCTTCCGAAAGACACCTTCGTCCCTGGGAAATTCGAGGGAATTCCTCGCCAGACACTGTCAACCACATTGCCCGTCCGAAAGATCGTCCTTGGGCAAAAGACGGACGTCTTCGGACGCGCAGAGCATTTCTTGGGAACTGCGTCTGCTGGCTATCTGCGCTGGCAGGACCCCGTGACCGAGTTGCCGCAGCTTAACTCCACCGAAATCTGGGAGATCTACAACAACTCAAATATCGGGCATCCGATCCACCTGCACTTGGTGGCATTTCAGTTGCTCAGTCGGCAGACTTACTCGGCGACCGTTTATAACTCGACGGGCATCATGACAAACGTTGTTCTGACCGGGACGCCGTCGTCACCGGGGCCAACCGAGACCGGATGGAAGGATACGATTTACGCACCGCCGAGACAAGTCACGCGCATCATAGCCAAGTACGACATCCTAGGCAATTACGTGTTCCATTGCCACATGCTATCGCACGAAGATCACGACATGATGCGGCCGTTCACGGTCGTCCCGTAA
- a CDS encoding glycine--tRNA ligase subunit alpha, with amino-acid sequence MVTFQEIIQRLDTFWASKGCAILQGYDVEVGAGTMHPATTLRCLGPESWNVAYVQPSRRPADGRYTRNPMRNQRYYQYQVVMKPSPDNIVDLYMESLNAIGFDTKKNDIRLVEDDWESQAAGAAGVGWEVWVDGTEVTQFTFFQQMGGFECNPVCAEITYGPERLCLMLNNQNSFWSDLQWNDELTYKDTEFELEMQHNVYNFEVASTEMMYQMFDLYEAESQRVINTPVKWDPEFEILTSNMSVADWEGKKPGAESLVYPALDLALKCSHIFNILDARGAISVTERAAYINRIRARIRECCKKHLQQYENS; translated from the coding sequence ATGGTCACGTTCCAAGAGATCATTCAGCGGTTAGACACCTTCTGGGCAAGCAAGGGTTGCGCCATTTTGCAAGGCTACGACGTCGAAGTCGGAGCCGGTACGATGCACCCTGCAACGACGCTACGTTGTCTCGGTCCTGAATCATGGAACGTGGCGTATGTACAGCCTTCGCGAAGGCCGGCAGACGGTCGCTACACGCGAAATCCAATGCGAAACCAGCGTTACTACCAGTACCAGGTAGTGATGAAGCCCAGTCCAGACAACATTGTTGACCTGTACATGGAATCGCTCAACGCGATTGGATTCGACACCAAAAAGAACGACATTCGGCTGGTCGAGGATGACTGGGAGAGCCAGGCCGCTGGAGCCGCAGGCGTGGGTTGGGAAGTATGGGTTGACGGGACGGAAGTCACGCAGTTCACCTTCTTCCAACAAATGGGCGGTTTTGAGTGCAATCCGGTTTGTGCAGAAATCACCTACGGTCCTGAGCGGCTCTGCCTGATGCTCAACAACCAAAACTCGTTCTGGAGTGATCTACAGTGGAACGACGAGCTGACGTACAAAGACACCGAATTTGAACTTGAAATGCAGCACAACGTGTACAACTTCGAAGTGGCTTCCACTGAGATGATGTACCAAATGTTCGATCTGTACGAAGCCGAGAGCCAGCGCGTTATCAACACTCCCGTCAAGTGGGACCCCGAGTTCGAAATTTTGACTTCGAACATGAGCGTGGCCGACTGGGAAGGCAAGAAACCAGGCGCCGAATCCCTGGTTTATCCGGCACTCGATTTGGCTCTAAAGTGCTCGCATATTTTCAACATCCTGGATGCGCGGGGAGCGATCAGCGTCACCGAGCGGGCTGCGTACATCAACCGTATACGGGCACGGATTCGAGAATGCTGTAAAAAGCACTTGCAGCAATACGAAAATTCTTGA